Proteins found in one Streptococcus mitis genomic segment:
- a CDS encoding amino acid ABC transporter substrate-binding protein, producing the protein MKKIVKYSSLAALGLVAASVLAACSGGAKKEGEAASKKEIIVATNSSPKPFNYEENGELTGYEIEVVRAIFKDSDKYDVKFEKTEWSGVFAGLDADRYQMAVNNISYTKERAEKYLYAAPTVKDPNVLVVKKDDSSIKSLDDVGGKSTEVVQGTTSAKQLEDYNKQHSDNPTILNYTKANLQQIMGHLSDGQFDYKIFDKITVETVIKNQGLDNLKVIDLPSDQQPYVYPLLAKGQDELKTFVDKRIQELYKDGTLEKLSKQFFGDNYLPAEADIK; encoded by the coding sequence TGTGCTAGCAGCTTGCTCAGGTGGTGCTAAGAAAGAAGGAGAAGCAGCTAGCAAGAAAGAAATTATTGTTGCAACTAATTCTTCACCAAAACCATTCAACTATGAAGAAAATGGCGAATTGACTGGTTATGAAATTGAAGTGGTTCGCGCTATCTTTAAAGACTCTGACAAGTATGATGTCAAGTTTGAGAAGACAGAGTGGTCAGGAGTCTTTGCAGGACTTGACGCTGACCGTTACCAAATGGCCGTTAACAACATCAGCTACACTAAAGAACGTGCTGAAAAATACCTTTATGCAGCCCCAACTGTTAAAGACCCTAACGTTCTTGTAGTCAAGAAAGACGATTCTAGCATCAAATCGCTTGATGATGTTGGTGGAAAATCAACAGAAGTTGTTCAAGGAACAACATCTGCGAAACAGTTAGAAGACTACAACAAACAACACTCAGATAACCCAACTATCCTTAACTATACTAAAGCAAACTTACAACAAATCATGGGCCACTTGAGCGATGGTCAGTTTGACTACAAGATTTTTGATAAAATCACTGTTGAAACAGTCATCAAGAACCAAGGATTGGACAACTTGAAAGTCATCGATCTTCCAAGCGACCAACAACCTTACGTTTACCCACTTCTTGCTAAAGGTCAAGATGAGTTGAAAACATTTGTAGACAAACGTATCCAAGAACTCTACAAAGACGGAACTCTTGAAAAATTGTCAAAACAATTCTTCGGAGACAATTATCTACCAGCAGAAGCGGATATTAAATAA
- a CDS encoding MetQ/NlpA family ABC transporter substrate-binding protein — protein MKIKKWLGVAALATVAGLTLAACGNSEKKADNATTIKIATVNRSGSEEKRWDKIQELVKKDGITLEFTEFTDYSQPNKATADGEVDLNAFQHYNFLNNWNKENGKDLVAIADTYISPIRLYSGLNGSDNKYTKVEDIPANGEIAVPNDATNESRALYLLQSAGLIKLDVSGTALATVANIKENPKNLKITELDASQTARSLSSVDAAVVNNTFVTEAKLDYKKALFKEQADENSKQWYNIIVAKKDWESSPKADAIKKVVAAYHTDEVKKIIEETSDGLDQPVW, from the coding sequence ATGAAAATCAAAAAATGGCTTGGTGTAGCAGCCCTTGCTACAGTCGCAGGTTTGACTCTTGCAGCTTGTGGAAACTCAGAAAAGAAAGCAGACAATGCAACAACTATCAAAATCGCAACTGTTAACCGTAGCGGTTCTGAAGAAAAACGTTGGGATAAAATCCAAGAATTAGTTAAAAAAGACGGTATCACTTTGGAATTTACAGAGTTCACAGACTACTCACAACCAAACAAGGCAACTGCTGATGGCGAAGTAGATTTGAACGCTTTCCAACACTATAACTTCTTGAACAACTGGAACAAAGAAAACGGGAAAGACCTTGTAGCGATTGCAGATACTTACATCTCTCCAATTCGCCTTTACTCAGGTTTGAATGGAAGTGACAACAAGTACACTAAAGTAGAAGACATCCCAGCAAACGGAGAAATTGCTGTACCAAACGACGCTACAAACGAAAGCCGTGCGCTTTACTTGCTTCAATCAGCTGGCTTGATTAAATTGGATGTTTCTGGAACTGCTCTTGCAACAGTTGCTAACATCAAAGAAAATCCAAAGAACTTGAAAATCACTGAATTGGATGCTAGCCAAACAGCTCGTTCATTGTCATCAGTTGACGCTGCCGTTGTAAACAATACCTTCGTTACAGAAGCAAAATTGGACTACAAGAAAGCACTCTTCAAAGAACAAGCTGATGAAAATTCAAAACAATGGTACAACATCATTGTTGCGAAAAAAGATTGGGAATCATCACCTAAGGCTGATGCTATCAAGAAAGTTGTTGCAGCTTACCATACAGATGAAGTGAAAAAAATTATCGAAGAAACATCAGACGGTTTGGATCAACCAGTTTGGTAA
- a CDS encoding methionine ABC transporter ATP-binding protein gives MSRDIIKLDQIDVTFHQKKRTITAVKDVTIHIQEGDIYGIVGYSGAGKSTLVRVINLLQKPSAGKITIDDDVIFDGKVTLTAEQLRRKRQDIGMIFQHFNLMSQKTAEENVAFALKHSGLSKEEKKAKVAKLLDLVGLADRAENYPSQLSGGQKQRVAIARALANDPKILISDESTSALDPKTTKQILALLQDLNQKLGLTVVLITHEMQIVKDIANRVAVMQDGHLIEEGSVLEIFSDPKQPLTQDFISTATGIDEAMVKIEKQEIVEHLSENSILVQLKYAGASTDEPLLNELYKRYQVTANILYGNIEILDGTPVGELVVVLSGEKAALAGAQETIRQAGVQLKVLKGGQ, from the coding sequence ATGAGTAGAGATATTATTAAGTTAGATCAGATCGATGTGACTTTTCACCAAAAGAAGAGAACCATCACAGCGGTCAAGGATGTGACCATTCACATCCAAGAAGGGGATATCTACGGAATCGTTGGATATTCTGGAGCAGGGAAGTCAACCCTTGTACGGGTGATTAACCTCTTGCAAAAACCATCTGCAGGGAAAATTACCATTGACGACGATGTGATTTTTGATGGTAAGGTGACTTTGACGGCAGAGCAGTTGCGTCGTAAACGTCAGGATATCGGGATGATTTTCCAGCATTTTAATCTGATGAGCCAAAAGACAGCAGAGGAGAATGTAGCCTTTGCCCTTAAACACTCTGGACTCAGCAAGGAAGAAAAGAAGGCTAAAGTAGCCAAGTTGTTGGACTTGGTTGGCTTAGCAGACCGTGCTGAAAACTACCCTTCACAACTATCTGGAGGTCAAAAACAGCGTGTGGCCATTGCGCGTGCCTTGGCCAATGATCCAAAAATCTTGATTTCAGATGAGTCAACTTCTGCCCTTGACCCTAAGACAACCAAGCAAATTTTGGCCTTGTTGCAAGATTTGAACCAAAAATTAGGATTAACTGTTGTCTTGATTACGCATGAAATGCAGATTGTCAAAGATATTGCCAATCGTGTGGCAGTTATGCAGGATGGGCATTTGATTGAAGAGGGTAGCGTCCTTGAAATCTTCTCAGACCCTAAACAACCTTTGACTCAGGACTTTATCTCAACAGCCACAGGTATTGACGAAGCCATGGTCAAAATCGAGAAGCAAGAAATCGTGGAACACTTGTCTGAAAACAGTATCTTGGTGCAACTTAAGTACGCTGGAGCTTCAACAGATGAGCCACTTTTGAATGAATTGTACAAGCGTTACCAAGTAACGGCTAATATCCTCTATGGGAATATCGAAATCCTCGATGGCACTCCTGTTGGAGAATTGGTTGTAGTCTTGTCAGGTGAAAAAGCAGCGCTAGCAGGTGCTCAAGAAACTATCCGTCAAGCAGGCGTGCAGCTAAAAGTATTGAAGGGAGGACAGTAA
- a CDS encoding M20 family metallopeptidase, producing MVFPSEQEQIEKFEKDHVAQHYFKVLHTLISKKSVFAQQVGLKEVANYLGEIFKRVGAEVEIDETYTAPFVMAHFKSSRPDAKTLIFYNHYDTVPADGDQVWTEDPFTLSVRNGFMYGRGVDDDKGHITARLSALRKYMKHHDDLPVNISFIMEGAEESASTDLDKYLEKHANKLRGADLLVWEQGTKNALEQLEISGGNKGIVTFDAKVKSADVDIHSSYGGVVESAPWYLLQALQSLRAADGRILVEGLYEEVQEPNERELSLVDTYAQRNPGEISQIYGLELPLLQEDRAAFLKRFFFEPALNIEGIQSGYQGQGVKTILPAEASAKLEVRLVPGLEPHDVLEKIRKQLDKNGFDKVELYYTLGEMSYRSDMSAPAILNVIELAKKFYPQGVSVLPTTAGTGPMHTVFDALEVPMVAFGLGNANSRDHGGDENVRIADYYTHIELVEELIRSYE from the coding sequence ATGGTTTTTCCTAGCGAACAAGAACAAATTGAAAAATTTGAAAAGGATCATGTAGCCCAGCATTATTTTAAGGTTTTGCATACCTTGATTTCTAAGAAATCGGTCTTTGCCCAGCAGGTTGGACTTAAGGAAGTCGCAAATTATCTGGGTGAGATTTTCAAGCGTGTTGGGGCTGAAGTGGAGATTGATGAGACTTATACGGCTCCCTTTGTCATGGCGCATTTCAAGAGTTCGCGCCCAGATGCCAAGACCTTGATTTTCTATAACCACTATGACACTGTACCAGCTGATGGGGATCAGGTGTGGACAGAAGATCCTTTTACTCTTTCAGTCCGCAATGGCTTTATGTATGGGCGTGGGGTTGACGATGACAAGGGTCATATCACAGCTCGTTTGAGTGCTTTGAGAAAATATATGAAGCACCACGATGACCTGCCTGTCAATATCAGTTTTATCATGGAGGGTGCGGAGGAATCCGCTTCGACAGACCTAGATAAGTATCTGGAAAAACATGCGAATAAACTCCGTGGCGCAGATTTGTTGGTCTGGGAACAAGGGACCAAAAATGCCTTGGAACAGCTGGAAATTTCTGGTGGAAATAAGGGGATTGTGACCTTTGATGCCAAGGTTAAAAGTGCTGATGTCGATATCCATTCTAGTTATGGTGGGGTTGTGGAATCAGCTCCCTGGTATCTCCTTCAAGCCTTACAGTCTCTTCGCGCTGCAGATGGCCGTATTTTAGTTGAAGGCTTGTACGAAGAAGTACAAGAACCAAATGAACGGGAATTATCCTTGGTAGATACTTATGCTCAACGCAATCCAGGGGAAATCAGCCAGATTTATGGTTTGGAATTGCCTCTCTTACAAGAGGATCGTGCAGCCTTCCTAAAACGTTTCTTTTTCGAGCCAGCCCTTAATATCGAAGGGATTCAGTCAGGTTATCAAGGACAAGGCGTTAAAACGATTTTGCCAGCAGAAGCCAGTGCTAAGCTAGAGGTTCGTTTGGTTCCTGGCCTAGAACCGCATGATGTTCTGGAAAAAATTCGGAAACAGCTAGACAAAAATGGCTTTGATAAGGTAGAATTATACTATACCTTGGGAGAGATGAGCTATCGAAGCGATATGAGCGCGCCAGCCATTCTCAATGTAATCGAGTTGGCCAAGAAATTCTATCCACAGGGCGTTTCAGTCTTGCCGACTACAGCTGGAACAGGGCCTATGCATACGGTCTTTGATGCTTTAGAAGTACCAATGGTGGCCTTCGGTCTAGGAAATGCCAATAGCCGAGACCACGGTGGAGATGAAAACGTGCGAATCGCCGATTACTACACCCATATTGAATTAGTAGAGGAGCTGATTAGAAGCTATGAGTAG
- a CDS encoding methionine ABC transporter permease: MESLIQTYLPNVYKMGWAGQAGWGTAIYLTLYMTVLSFIIGGFLGLVAGLFLVLTAPGGVLENKVVFWILDKITSIFRAVPFIILLAVLSPFSHLIVGTSIGPNAAIVPLSFAVFAFFARQVQVVLAELDGGVIEAAQASGATFWDIVGVYLSEGLPDLIRVTTVTLISLVGETAMAGAVGAGGIGNVAIAYGFNRYNHDVTILATIIIILIIFAIQFLGDFLTKKLSHK; this comes from the coding sequence ATGGAATCATTGATTCAAACCTATTTACCAAATGTCTATAAAATGGGCTGGGCTGGTCAAGCAGGCTGGGGAACAGCCATCTATCTAACTCTTTATATGACAGTTCTTTCTTTCATCATCGGAGGTTTCTTGGGGCTAGTGGCAGGTCTTTTCCTTGTTTTGACAGCGCCAGGTGGTGTCTTGGAAAATAAGGTCGTCTTCTGGATTTTAGATAAGATTACCTCTATTTTCCGTGCGGTACCATTTATCATTCTCTTGGCAGTCTTGTCACCCTTCTCTCATCTAATCGTAGGAACAAGTATCGGACCAAATGCGGCTATTGTACCCCTATCTTTTGCGGTCTTTGCCTTCTTTGCCCGTCAGGTGCAGGTTGTCTTGGCTGAATTGGATGGTGGTGTCATTGAGGCGGCTCAAGCGAGTGGAGCGACATTCTGGGATATCGTGGGTGTTTACCTATCAGAAGGTCTGCCGGATTTGATTCGTGTGACGACTGTGACCTTGATTTCCCTTGTTGGTGAAACAGCCATGGCCGGTGCGGTTGGAGCTGGTGGTATCGGTAACGTGGCCATCGCTTATGGATTTAACCGCTACAATCACGATGTGACCATCTTGGCAACCATCATTATCATTTTGATTATCTTTGCAATCCAATTCTTGGGAGACTTCCTGACCAAAAAATTGAGCCATAAATAA
- a CDS encoding MptD family putative ECF transporter S component has protein sequence MKKSILTTLLFAVLYFLCMGIGVLLGNLFDQTGNMFYAPAFTALVGGSVYMILVAKVPRFGAITTIGLVIALFFLGTKHGAGAFLPGIICGLLADAVASLGKYKDQTKNFLSFIIFAFSSTGPILLMWIAPKAYMATLLARGKSQEYIDRIMVAPDPGTILLFIASVVIGALVGALIGQSLSKKFAQKI, from the coding sequence ATGAAAAAATCTATCTTAACTACACTGCTTTTTGCAGTTCTTTACTTCCTCTGCATGGGGATTGGTGTCCTTTTGGGCAATCTCTTTGACCAAACTGGAAACATGTTTTATGCGCCTGCCTTTACTGCCCTTGTCGGCGGTAGCGTCTATATGATTCTGGTCGCAAAAGTTCCGCGCTTTGGAGCCATTACCACTATCGGCCTTGTCATTGCTCTCTTTTTCTTGGGAACTAAACACGGTGCTGGTGCCTTCCTTCCTGGAATTATCTGTGGCCTCCTAGCAGATGCAGTAGCTAGCCTCGGAAAATACAAGGACCAAACAAAGAACTTTCTTTCTTTTATTATTTTTGCCTTTAGCTCAACTGGCCCAATCTTACTTATGTGGATTGCGCCCAAAGCCTATATGGCTACCCTTCTAGCAAGAGGAAAATCGCAAGAATATATCGACCGTATCATGGTTGCTCCAGACCCTGGAACCATCCTTCTATTTATCGCAAGTGTTGTCATCGGAGCCCTAGTTGGTGCCTTGATTGGACAATCCTTGAGTAAAAAATTTGCGCAGAAAATCTGA
- a CDS encoding Rgg/GadR/MutR family transcriptional regulator — translation MKLITALDNIHSDLNEFMYLVRGFSQKKALAFQENLWELYDREGIDSLQSLYEETTQKYRSSGETSYLLQMIRIKSLLVFFDSEIRATDEELTFLYDYFFTIDIWGNYELELFSTISTLFPLPLYFKYSREMLQKTDLLGSLPSNKIGIDTILINGFFKAIEEKDKLKADYFVFQIEKRELPESEAYLKIIYMIAKGYYDTIFKVENEGLEKIQRGITILQDLEYIDGARYYENYFASQLSNKDL, via the coding sequence ATGAAATTGATTACTGCCTTAGATAACATCCACTCTGATTTGAATGAATTTATGTACTTGGTACGTGGTTTTTCTCAGAAAAAGGCTTTGGCTTTTCAAGAAAATCTCTGGGAACTATATGATAGAGAAGGGATTGATTCTCTCCAATCCTTGTATGAAGAGACGACTCAAAAGTATAGATCAAGTGGTGAAACAAGCTATCTTTTACAAATGATTCGTATCAAGAGCCTTCTTGTGTTTTTTGATTCAGAAATAAGAGCAACGGATGAAGAACTAACTTTTCTCTATGACTATTTTTTTACTATTGATATCTGGGGAAATTATGAATTAGAACTATTTTCAACGATTTCTACTTTGTTCCCTCTGCCCCTCTACTTTAAATATTCTAGGGAGATGTTACAAAAGACGGATTTATTAGGTTCTTTACCTAGTAACAAAATCGGTATTGATACCATTTTGATTAATGGATTCTTTAAAGCAATAGAGGAAAAGGATAAATTAAAAGCAGACTATTTTGTTTTTCAGATTGAAAAACGAGAATTGCCAGAATCTGAAGCTTATCTTAAAATCATTTATATGATTGCTAAAGGGTATTATGATACTATTTTTAAAGTAGAAAATGAGGGGCTTGAAAAAATCCAAAGAGGCATTACAATCTTACAAGATTTAGAGTATATAGATGGTGCAAGATACTATGAAAACTATTTTGCAAGTCAGCTCTCAAATAAAGATTTGTAA